A portion of the Anaerolineae bacterium genome contains these proteins:
- a CDS encoding CBS domain-containing protein, with the protein MKKLVRDIMHKGVISCGPETPLQEVIRVIADTDVHAIVVTGPEGYIKGIISHMDILPLYGQDISSYKAKDIMKSPVISVHPDTPVEEATRIMLENKIHRVIVTIESEKGSEPIGVLSTTDIIRDMRGPKWVWYMG; encoded by the coding sequence ATGAAGAAGCTCGTTAGAGACATAATGCACAAAGGCGTTATTTCCTGCGGCCCGGAAACTCCCCTTCAGGAGGTAATAAGAGTCATAGCTGATACTGATGTCCACGCCATAGTGGTTACGGGCCCCGAAGGCTACATAAAGGGCATAATTTCCCACATGGATATTCTCCCCCTTTACGGCCAGGACATCTCCAGCTATAAAGCCAAAGATATCATGAAATCGCCCGTCATCTCCGTGCACCCCGATACCCCGGTGGAAGAGGCTACCAGGATAATGCTGGAAAACAAAATCCATCGGGTAATCGTTACCATTGAATCCGAAAAAGGCAGTGAACCCATCGGAGTCCTTTCCACCACGGATATCATCAGAGACATGCGTGGCCCCAAATGGGTCTGGTATATGGGATAG
- a CDS encoding C69 family dipeptidase has translation MCDTLVAVGSATADGTVILAKNSDREPNEAHMLVHLPRAYHEPGSTVKCTYVEIPQVPETYEVLLCKPFWIWGCEMGVNEHGVAIGNEAVFTRDPYHKGPGLIGMDFIRLALERAETAQQALEIIIQLLETYGQGGNCGFRHKTYYHNSFIIADPQEAWVLETSGKQWAAEQVRDVRSISNGLTIGSRWDRASSNLVEHALEKGWAKSREDFHFARCYSDFLYTRLDGCQARYSRSMELLEKQKGAITVETMMAALRDHGPKAEKDPLWNPGRGWLMDTICVHAGFGPTRPSQSVGAMVAHLTPGMPVVWVTGTSGICTSIFKPIFLGAGLPGGAVADKLGLSIPPSGTYDPRTLWWTHERLHRAVIRDFPTRMALYREERDALEREFIKEATELQAHYRDADPEIRKKHLLEFTTSCFERAAEATARWIQRVLATPIKHRPPRLFSLAWERFNREARFPSEEAYKA, from the coding sequence TTGTGCGATACACTGGTCGCCGTCGGTTCAGCAACAGCTGATGGAACAGTTATCCTGGCGAAAAACAGCGACCGAGAGCCCAACGAAGCCCACATGTTAGTCCATCTTCCGCGAGCCTACCATGAACCTGGAAGCACGGTAAAATGCACCTACGTAGAAATCCCTCAGGTTCCGGAAACTTATGAGGTCCTTCTCTGTAAGCCCTTCTGGATCTGGGGCTGCGAGATGGGCGTAAATGAACATGGGGTCGCTATTGGCAACGAAGCAGTCTTCACCCGTGACCCTTACCACAAAGGCCCTGGTCTAATTGGGATGGATTTCATCCGGTTAGCACTGGAGCGGGCGGAGACTGCCCAGCAGGCTTTAGAGATCATCATCCAGCTTCTGGAGACTTACGGACAAGGAGGTAATTGCGGATTCCGCCACAAAACATATTACCACAATTCCTTTATAATTGCCGATCCACAGGAGGCCTGGGTACTGGAAACTTCCGGAAAACAGTGGGCTGCGGAACAGGTGCGGGATGTCCGTTCCATCTCCAATGGATTGACCATCGGCTCCCGGTGGGACAGAGCCTCCTCCAATCTGGTAGAGCACGCCCTGGAAAAGGGCTGGGCTAAATCGCGGGAAGATTTCCATTTCGCCCGATGCTATTCTGACTTCCTTTACACCCGCCTGGATGGGTGTCAGGCCCGCTATAGCCGCTCCATGGAACTACTGGAAAAACAAAAGGGGGCCATCACGGTAGAAACAATGATGGCAGCGCTGCGGGATCACGGTCCCAAAGCCGAAAAGGATCCTCTTTGGAATCCGGGCCGGGGCTGGCTTATGGACACTATATGCGTTCATGCTGGCTTTGGCCCAACCCGCCCCAGCCAATCCGTTGGAGCCATGGTGGCCCACTTAACCCCCGGCATGCCTGTCGTCTGGGTTACGGGTACTTCGGGTATATGCACGAGCATATTCAAGCCGATTTTCTTGGGGGCAGGTCTTCCCGGGGGCGCCGTAGCCGATAAACTCGGCCTCTCCATTCCCCCTTCCGGCACCTACGATCCGCGTACCCTCTGGTGGACTCACGAACGGTTACACCGGGCTGTTATCAGAGACTTTCCGACCCGGATGGCCCTTTACCGGGAGGAACGGGACGCTTTGGAGAGGGAATTCATCAAAGAGGCCACAGAATTACAGGCCCACTATCGGGATGCAGACCCTGAAATACGAAAAAAGCATCTACTGGAGTTTACAACTTCCTGCTTTGAGCGAGCGGCGGAGGCCACCGCTCGCTGGATACAGCGCGTCCTGGCAACTCCCATAAAGCATCGTCCACCTCGTCTCTTCTCCCTGGCCTGGGAACGATTTAACCGGGAAGCCCGATTCCCTTCTGAAGAGGCTTATAAAGCATAA
- a CDS encoding aspartate aminotransferase family protein, which produces MPIPRKGRPKEEIFAELARFKAHDLDWKAGKVWAYVYNPGDEIRELVDQAYTMFLTENALDPTVFPSLLRLEVEVVRMLADLLRGDEKVVGNVTSGGTESILLAVKAARDWARAERPEITAPEMVLPMTAHAAFHKAAHYFGIKPVLVPFNPETYRADVEAMRKAITENTILLVASAPCYSHGVVDPIEEIGALAREEGLLFHVDACVGGIHLSFMRKMGYPVPDFDFAVPGVTSISVDMHKYGYAAKGCSVILYRDKELRRHQIFACSETTGYALINPTVLSSRTGAPIAGAWAILNYLGEEGYCHIVRAVQEATRRLMDGINAIEGLRVLGKPDMCMFSFTSDTINVFQLADEMRRRGWYLQPQLSTPLSPRSLHVSVTYGSIHAVEALLADLKEAVETVRKIPQPDPQLVQAVATALMENPSPEAIARVLSGLGIKTTELPGDTAFINEVLDTLPDEVVNHLLIFYFNDLYA; this is translated from the coding sequence ATGCCTATCCCGCGGAAAGGTCGTCCTAAAGAGGAAATTTTTGCTGAATTGGCGCGCTTCAAAGCCCATGACCTGGACTGGAAAGCAGGGAAAGTATGGGCTTACGTTTACAATCCAGGAGATGAAATCCGCGAATTGGTCGACCAAGCCTATACAATGTTTCTCACCGAAAACGCTCTGGATCCAACAGTCTTTCCCAGCCTGTTGCGGCTGGAGGTAGAAGTTGTCAGAATGCTGGCGGATTTGCTGCGAGGGGATGAAAAGGTTGTGGGGAACGTAACTTCTGGGGGAACGGAGAGCATCCTGCTGGCAGTAAAGGCAGCGCGGGATTGGGCCCGCGCCGAACGGCCTGAAATCACCGCCCCGGAAATGGTGCTCCCAATGACCGCCCATGCTGCCTTCCACAAAGCGGCTCATTATTTTGGAATTAAACCTGTGCTTGTCCCGTTCAATCCTGAAACATACCGTGCCGACGTAGAAGCAATGCGGAAAGCTATCACCGAAAACACCATTCTCCTGGTCGCTTCTGCTCCCTGCTATTCCCACGGGGTTGTAGACCCTATAGAGGAAATCGGAGCTCTGGCCCGGGAGGAAGGGCTGCTCTTCCACGTAGACGCCTGCGTGGGAGGCATCCATCTCTCCTTTATGAGAAAGATGGGTTACCCTGTGCCTGACTTTGACTTCGCAGTGCCTGGGGTCACGTCCATATCCGTGGATATGCACAAATACGGATATGCGGCAAAGGGATGCTCCGTCATCTTATACCGTGACAAAGAACTGAGACGCCACCAGATTTTTGCCTGCTCAGAAACGACGGGTTATGCCCTGATCAACCCAACTGTACTGAGCAGCCGCACCGGTGCGCCGATCGCCGGAGCATGGGCGATTCTGAATTATCTCGGGGAAGAAGGATACTGCCATATTGTGCGAGCTGTGCAGGAAGCCACCCGGAGGCTCATGGATGGAATCAACGCTATAGAGGGCCTGCGGGTCCTGGGTAAGCCAGATATGTGCATGTTTTCCTTCACCTCTGACACGATCAACGTCTTTCAGTTAGCCGATGAAATGCGGCGGCGGGGATGGTATCTCCAACCCCAACTCTCCACTCCCTTATCTCCTCGCAGCCTTCACGTCTCAGTGACTTACGGTTCTATCCATGCTGTGGAGGCACTGCTGGCTGATTTAAAAGAAGCGGTGGAAACAGTCCGAAAGATACCTCAGCCGGATCCACAATTGGTTCAGGCAGTGGCCACAGCGCTGATGGAAAACCCATCACCGGAGGCCATCGCCCGGGTGCTATCCGGATTGGGTATTAAAACCACTGAATTGCCCGGGGACACCGCCTTCATTAATGAGGTTTTGGATACGCTGCCCGACGAGGTAGTTAATCACCTGCTGATTTTCTATTTTAACGACCTTTATGCGTGA